In Novosphingobium sp. RL4, the sequence TTCCTCAATCCCGAACGCGTCTCGATGCCTGACTTCGACATCGACTTCTGCGAAACCCGGCGCGGCGAGGTGATCCGCTACGTCCAGCGCAAGTATGGGCACGATCACGTCGCGCAGATCATCACGTTCGGCAAGATGAAGGCCCGCGCGGTGCTGCGCGACTGCGGGCGAATCCTGCAGATGGGCTACGGCCGTGTCGACAGTCTCTGCAAGATGGTGCCGAACCATCCAACCGATCCCTGGACCCTGACCGAGGCGCTGCATGGAAGGAAGCAGCACGGCGTGACCAAGGATCCGCCGGTCGCCGAATTCCGCCGGGAATACGACGTAGACCATGAAGTCAGGCGTCTGGTCGATCTGGCCGTCCAGCTCGAAGGCTTGCCGCGCAACTCTTCGACTCACGCGGCGGGCGTGGTCATCGGGGACCGTCCGCTGGCGCAGCTCGTGCCGCTTTACCGCGATCCGCGTTCGGACATGCCGGTGACCCAGTTCGACATGAAGTCGGTGGAAGACACCGGCCTCGTGAAGTTCGACTTCCTCGGTCTGAAGACGCTTTCCGTGTTGAAGAAGGCCTGCGACCTGCTTGAGCGGCGGGGCATCACGATCAACCTGTCCACGCTCGGCTGGGACGATCCGGCGGTCTACGAACTGCTCAAGCGCGGCGATACGGTTGGCGTGTTCCAGCTCGAATCGGAAGGGATGCGCCGCACGCTGGCGGCCGTGAAGCCGACCAATTTCGGCGACATCATCGCGCTCGTCTCGCTCTACCGTCCGGGCCCGATGGACAACATTCCGTTGTTCGGCCGCCGCAAGAACGGGCTGGAATCGATCGAATACCCGCACGACAAGCTGGCGGGCATTCTGGGCGAGACTTACGGGATCTTCGTCTATCAGGAGCAGGTCATGCAGGCCGCGCAGATCCTGGCGGGCTACTCGCTGGGCGACGCCGACCTTCTGCGCCGCGCCATGGGCAAGAAGGTCCAGGCGGAAATGGACAAGCAGCGCCAGCGCTTCGTCGATGGCTGCAAGGAAGTGTCCGGCATCGATGCGGCCAAGGCCAACGAACTGTTCGACTTGATCGACAAGTTCGCAGGCTACGGCTTCAACAAGTCGCACGCCGCCGCCTACGCGCTGCTCGCCTACCACACCGCGTGGTTCAAGGCGCATTACCCGCACGAATTCTATGCGGCCTCGATGTGCTTCGACATGCATCAGTCGGAAAAGCTGGCGATCTTCGTTGACGACGCGCGCCGCAACGGCATCCAGCTCGCCGCGCCCGACATCAACATGTCGGAAGCGGAGTTCTGCGTGGAGGAAACGCCGGACAGCCACGCCGTGCGTTATGCGCTCGCCGGTATCCGCAACGTCGGCGAAAAGGCCATGGACGCAATCGTTGCCGAGCGCGAGGCGAACGGCAAGTTCGTCAGTCTTGACGATGTGTTCCGCCGCGCGCCGGCCGGATCGATGAATCGCCGCCAGCTGGAAAGCCTCGCGGCTGCGGGCGCCTTCGATGGGCTGGAGGCCAATCGCGCCAAGGTCCTGGCCAACGCCGATACGTTGCTGGCCGAAGCAGACCGTTCTTCCCGTGAGCGAAACAGTGCCCAGCATGGCCTGTTCGGGGGTGAGGATCACGTCGAGCAGGGCTTGCGCTTCGTCGAGGCGGATCCGTGGAACCGCATGGACCAGATGGCCAAGGAGCGGGAAACGTTCGGCTTCTACTTCGCCGCACACCCGGTCGAGCAATTCCGCGCGGTGGCTTCCGCCAACGGCGCGCGCACTTATTCCAGCCTCATGACGGGGGGCGGCGCGGGCCGCACCGGCGCGGTGATGGCGGCGATGGTCGAGAACGTCCAGAAGCGAAAGACGAAGCGCGGCAAAGATTTCGTCATGGCTGACTTTTCGGACCA encodes:
- the dnaE gene encoding DNA polymerase III subunit alpha, whose protein sequence is MAHAPFVPLRIFSSFTMLDGAIDPKAAAKLAKERKFPAAAICDRNGLYGAPTYAQACKGAGVQPIVGTFLAVARPGVVAQGQDLPIDWLALLAQSEQGWLNLCDLVSRAHLERPLELDPHVPLESLRGHTDGLICLTGGDEGALARLFAAGRFEAAESYCDTLQSLFGDRLYIEITRTGEQVEDESEEDLIALAYSRDIPLVGTNPAQYAEAQFHAAHDAMLCIANSTQVDAPERPRSSAERWVKPVEAMQELFADLPEALANTLVVAQRCAYMPPRRKPLLPSLAGDLEGEARMLADNSRAGLARRLAPYWPDVTEEELDAAMALQGEEREAAYRELAERGVTEDFLDYAKRLDFEVQIIVGMGFPGYFLIVADFIKWAKDNDIPVGPGRGSGAGSLVAWALTVTDLDPLKLGLLFERFLNPERVSMPDFDIDFCETRRGEVIRYVQRKYGHDHVAQIITFGKMKARAVLRDCGRILQMGYGRVDSLCKMVPNHPTDPWTLTEALHGRKQHGVTKDPPVAEFRREYDVDHEVRRLVDLAVQLEGLPRNSSTHAAGVVIGDRPLAQLVPLYRDPRSDMPVTQFDMKSVEDTGLVKFDFLGLKTLSVLKKACDLLERRGITINLSTLGWDDPAVYELLKRGDTVGVFQLESEGMRRTLAAVKPTNFGDIIALVSLYRPGPMDNIPLFGRRKNGLESIEYPHDKLAGILGETYGIFVYQEQVMQAAQILAGYSLGDADLLRRAMGKKVQAEMDKQRQRFVDGCKEVSGIDAAKANELFDLIDKFAGYGFNKSHAAAYALLAYHTAWFKAHYPHEFYAASMCFDMHQSEKLAIFVDDARRNGIQLAAPDINMSEAEFCVEETPDSHAVRYALAGIRNVGEKAMDAIVAEREANGKFVSLDDVFRRAPAGSMNRRQLESLAAAGAFDGLEANRAKVLANADTLLAEADRSSRERNSAQHGLFGGEDHVEQGLRFVEADPWNRMDQMAKERETFGFYFAAHPVEQFRAVASANGARTYSSLMTGGGAGRTGAVMAAMVENVQKRKTKRGKDFVMADFSDQSGNFSASCFEESMVENFVKWSKEGACVLLNVELDSPSPDEPPRVTVRSARPLNEVKADARMLLSLEIDSIEAVQELAMLMRPGAPGCGEVVATLHLGEGRTQKMRLGRDFALDGDFAEHLSSIKGLSNVSLIARRGPEGLRRAA